TGAAATCAGCTAGCTACATTTCAGGTTCAATGTAATTTTTACAATTAATTTATTCAAAAAAAATTCTCCTTTTTTAAAACCAAACACCAATAAAATTAGTTGGTTACAATTTTTTCATTCAAAACATGATATAACACCTTATACAACACACCATTTCAACACTACACTCTAAGAAATATACCGTATAAGGACATAAAAAAACAGGTGATACATCGTAGTATATCACCTGCCTCAAGCATTGTTCCTATATGTATAATTACTTTGAATGCTTTTCAACCGCATTTTCGATCTCTCTCATCTTTGAAGAAGAATATGCGCCATAAGTCATATAGACCACTTTTCCTCTACTATCCAACACATACAAATAAGGATCGTCTTTCTTACCTAAGCTCAGTTTTTCTTTGTAAGTCTTGATATTCCCTTTGTATGTCACCGTGTTATCATGCAGGTCTTTCATGATGTTCTTCTTCATTCGGCTTCTAACATTCTCCCCTGCTGTACGTGCCACACCATTAATCATTCCCAAGAAGTAAAGGTTTACATCATAAGTCTGCTCTGGAACAAACATGGTTCCTGAACTGGGCGCTGACAAAAATGTATTGTAAAATGGCTGTACCCATGTGTTGAGCTTATCATCGGACTGCTTAGAATAAGCCACTCCAATCAATGTAACCTTTCCCCTTGCCGCAGATGGCAGTGTAAGGTTTTTATCGTTCAGGTCAGTTACACTAATATTAGGAAACGCCTGTCCTACTTGCGCCTTGAGTGATATTGAAGCAGTCAAAGTCACAAAAAGTACCATTGCAAGCTTGATGAGATATTTGGGATTCATTAGTCAGTTGGTTTAATTCAATAAATCATGAAACTATTAATTCAGTATCATAAGGCCAACTACAAGGTGTTGGCTGCTTACAGAAACTAACATCAACCAGCTAAAAGCAAAATGCGTACCGTCACTCAAAAAGACAATTTACTTCACCATTTTTCAAAGCTAAATTAAGCTTATTTCACTTCTTCCACATACAGTTCTTCTGTATAAACAATGAATTTACGGATGTACTGAAAACCCATATCCTGCAACTGACTGGCATACTTATTCACCTGATTACTGTATTTTTCATCAGATAATCCAGTTTTGTAGTCAATCACAATTGCCTCTTTTCCTTTTAGAAGCAGACGGTCTGGCCTTAGTGACTTTACTCTTTCCAAGGACATTGCATCACTATTTTTGATCAGTAACTCTGCCTCATTTTTAACTGTATAACCACTTTGGCTATCAAAAAATGCGGAGATTTCAGGCATAGCCACTACCTGTTCCATCTGTTCTTCATACTCAGGCACTTCCTTGACAGTAATCAGCCCTTCATGTACCAATGACTTGACTGCATCGTGAATATCCTCCCTGTACATCACACGTTCAAAGGCTTTGTGCATAATCACGCCCCTTTTCCTTGCGGAGAAGATTTCTGACATGGCAATCATACGCTCACTGCCTTCAAGCTCATTACTTCGAAGTCTAATCCTGTCACGGTTTTCAGCATGTATAAAATGCTCAATTGGCATTTTTCCACTTACAGCTTTTGTCTCTTCCGGCTCATGTGAATGATCATCAAAGAAATGATACTCCTTAATATTCGAAACCGGATTGTCAAAAGGGTAAACTGTTTCTTTCTTTTCTCGAATATCCAGTTCTGATGTTGTCAGGAACATATCCATCAGTTGACCTATATTCTGAATATTGCCACCTTTTACAGGTTTCTCCTTGGTGATAATATGTAAGTAAGCCCCTGCCCTTGTCAATCCAACATAGAAGATATTAAAGGCATCCGTAAAAACAGCCTGCTTTTCATTGATATAATCTTGACGGAAAATGGTATTCTCTAACCTGTTACTAATCCCGATATTTACAGCGCTCAGTTCTGAAACCACCGAGTTATCCTGCCATTCAGCCCACAATGCATCAGTTGGACGAGGCACCAATTGCCAGTCTGCAAAAGGCATAATGACAGCTGGAAATTCCAACCCTTTTGACTTATGGATGGTCATCACCCTTACAGAGTGTTCACTTTCCTGAGTTGTAATGGAAGTATCATTTTTCTTTCTCTCCCAAAACTGAAGGAACTCCTGAATACTGTTGCCTTTCTGCTGACTGAATTGCAGAACTACTTCCATAAACTTATGCAGGTAAATCTGTTCCTGTTTCAGTTCGTTCAGTTTAATACTGCGAACCAACTCCTCCACCATTTCATACAATGAAAGGAATTGTAATGCTGTCAGGTCTACATTAATGGAGAAGACTTTGTTAATCAAACTCACAAAAGACTCCAAACTATTGGTGACCCTGACTTTTTCTGCCAGCTCATTATAAACCAAGCCTGAAAAGAAAGGAGATATACTTCCATTGGCTTCTATCACATACTGGTGCTTTTTCAGGTACCTAAGTAACCTCATTCTCAATGAAGCATCCGCATAGGTTGTAAACAGTCTGAAGAAATCCACGATAAAGTTTACGGCTTCAGAGTTTGTCAGCAACAATGACTCTGAAGATACCACACTGATTTTGTGCTTCATCAGGTGTTGGGCAATCTTTACCCCTTGGCTGTTATTTCGAACCAGAATTGCGATATCACCATACCTAAATCCTTGACCATTCAGTTCCCGAACTTTCTCATAAGTATACTCCAATGTAGCCCAATCATATGCCTCATTGGCTTCTGCTGTTGTCTGATCCTCAAACTTTGAGATTGTCGTTAGTTTTACCTGTCCTCCATCTCTACTGTTATGTTTCTGTGTCACCTGCGCATAGTACCTTTGCAAGTCAGGTAGCGGCAATACTTTAAGTAAAGTCTCAAACACATTGTTGTTGAAGGTAATCACATTTTTATGGCTCCGGAAATTGGTATCCAAGTCTTGAGGGTTGTCGTGCTCCCTAAAAACAAAAGCCTCTTCCTCAAGCAATGTTCCTGCTGCGGTTGGCAACTCCGGAAGCCCTACCAACATGTCTGCTCTACCACCTCTCCATCGGTAAATAGCTTGTTTAGCATCTCCCACCACCAAACAAAGACACTGATTGGTAAGTGCATTGGAAACCAATGGTACCAAGTTATGCCATTGCATCATTGATGTATCCTGAAACTCATCTATCAGGATATGCTTATACCTTTCACCAATCCGCTCATATATATAAGGTACTGGCTCACCCTCGATAATGCTGTTGATCTTTGCATTAACATCAGAGATATGAACCATATTGCGCTCTACTTTCAACACCTCCAGCAGTTTATCAAGCTCATTGATAGTTGCCAGCAAGAAAATTCGTTTCCTTACCTGATTTGCCACTATATAATTGCTCAACAGCTCTTCATCCTGACGGTAAGCCTCTATCGCATAGAACTTATCAATCAGGTCAGCTTTGATGCCTTCTATTACGCCTTCCAACTTTGCTTTCTTTGCTTCTCCTGAAAGCCACTTATCATCCTCAATAGTTGCAATAGTTGTTTTGTTAGGCTCCAGCTTCTCCAATGAGTCTTCCCTACTCGCTACTTTCTTAAAGAAATTGTAAATCGCTTTTCTATTGAAGTGCTTGTCTTCTAACTGATGTTGGTGGATTAAGTCCAAAGCTTCTTGCGCAAACCTTGCAATATCTTCCTCAACTTTCTCTACAAACTGAAATAACTGCTCCTTGATTTGCTTAAAACCATTCAAGTCCAAGCCTTTCAACTGTCGAACAACTTTTGCGGCGTCCTCATTGAAAAGGTTCTGACCAAACTCAAACAAATCACGGTCTATGTGCCAGTTTTTCTCTTCTTCTGCCTTGCTTAGAGCAAATTCTGTTAACAAATCACTCAAAGCCTTGTCTCGGTCTTCACCAACCATATCATGCAGGAGGTAAGTTGCCTCATCCAATAACTCTCGGCTGTCCAACTCAAGCTCAAAGTTGAAAGGAAGGTCTAGGTCTTTTTTGAATGCCTGAATAATTTTCTGATTGAAGGAGTCAATTGTACTGACAGAAAAGTCAGCATAATTGTGCAAAAGTTTTCGGTGCACCAATTTTGCCCTATGGCATAAGGTTTCTCTTGCATTGTCACGGCTATCGAATTGGCCTTCTACTTCGTCCAGAATTGCTTCCAGCATGATGTCCCCTGTATCTAAAGGATCCATAGTAGCGAAGGCAGAGAGCTTTGAAAGAATTCGTGCTTTCATCTCATTTGTCGCATCCTTGGTAAAAGTCACCGCAAGGATGTGTCTAAAATAACCCGGCTCAAAATCATCATCTGCTCCAGGTGATGTCAGTGCCAGTTTCAGGTATTCTTTTGTCAAGGTAAATGTCTTACCTGACCCTGCAGATGAACGGTAGATACGGAATTGTCTTTCAATCATAAAAAATAGCGTGAACCTTCCTTAAAACATGTTAGCCCAATCCTTTCGGAATGGGCTATAAGATACAATCTAAAGTCGTTATTTACTGCTTTTATGCAGCTTCTATATTTTCTTCTTCTAAAGGTGGTCTATGGTATTCCTTAAACCAGCTTGTAACTGTCATTTCCATCACACCGAAAAGTGCCTCCTTAAAAATTCTGGATGACATTTTGGATTCCCCTCTCGTCCTGTCAGTGAATATAATAGGCACCTCACAGATTTTGAAACCATACTTCCATGTCAGGAACTTCATTTCTATCTGAAAAGCATAACCTACAAACTTGATGTTATCCAAGTCGATTGTTTCCAGTACCTTTCTGCGATAACACTTAAATCCTGCTGTGGTATCATGGATATTCATACCAGTGATAAAGCGAACATACTTGCTGGCAAAGTAAGACATCAAAACCCTACCCATTGGCCAATTCACCACATTGACACCTGTCACATAGCGTGAACCTATGCTCATGTCATATCCTTTCTTAAAACATGCCTTATATAGTTTGATCAGGTCTTTAGGATTGTGGGAGAAATCAGCATCCATTTCATAAATGTACTCATACCCCAATGACAGTGCTTTCTTGAAACCATGTATATAAGCTGTTCCCAAGCCAGACTTCTCGGTTCTTTCTTCTATAAATATTCTACCGGGATTTTGCTCCATGAGCGTCTTCACACACTGTCCGGTACCATCAGGCGAATTATCGTCCACAACCAAGATATCAAAGCGAACCGGTAACTTCAGTACAGCTTCAATGATTGCCTGTATATTTTCAATCTCGTTGTAGGTCGGTATGATTACAATATTTTCCACTTGTCAAAGATATTATGCAAGAGTAGCTTTATAGTAAAATACAAATTTATTTTAATATAGTTTAACTTTCATTCTAAATATACTTTTTCCAAGAAGAAACATAGCTTAATGTTATTAGAATGCACTATTTCTACTAATTTCTTTACATACAAAAAGGCTTTCTCAATTTAATGAGAAAGCCTTTTCACAATCTAGCATATCGCTATATCACCTGATTATTAACTTCTTAGAAATCCCTTTATAATTCCCTGTTCCTACTTTCAATAAATAGATCCCTGTAGGTAATGGATTCAATTCCACTCTTTCCAACAAATCATAACTTTGCTTCTCAAGGGTCTTTGTCAAAATCATTTTCCCTGTTGCGTCCACCAGTTCAAGACTCACTCCCCCTCTATAGCTTCCAATGATACTTAAATCAAAGTAACCATTTTCAACAGGGTTAGGGAGAATAGTAACGCTATCGAATACCAAATCACGGTCAAGGGCTGTCACTGTACCATCTCCAAAAAGTCTATTGGTTAGCACATTACAGCTACCTAGCTTTACTTTCGCCTGATACACTGACTCAGGGTTTGGCAACTCAAAAGTCTGAGAAGTTATACCCGAGACTACTTCTCCATCTACAATCCATTCATAAGCATCCCCTGCTGTCGCTACCAGATTACCGCTCTTGTCCAATTTAATTTCAGCACCTGCCACGATAAACTCATGATCCACTGAACGGGTATTACCATCTGAATCTGATGCTTTCACATTTAGCAGAATGGTTGCTCGCCTATTTGGAAAGTCCGTTATCACAACTTTATCACCATCAAAAGCAAAGTCAAACGAACTTGTACTAATTGACGAAGGTGATACACTTACAATAGATGCTTGAATTGTTATATCCTCAGCTTCTGAGGTGTCATCTGAGACAATTCCTCTTAGGTTTACATTGATACTTCCACTTGGACAAAGAATTGAATTCATATTTCTCATGTCAATTCTTGGTGCATTATTGATATCAGAAACCAGCACTGTAATATCATCCGACATGCTTCTAGCTGAGCTAAAGTCCTCTCGGTCATAAGCTGTAATCGTTATTCTATCTGCTCCTCTATATCCAAAATCAGCTTCTAGCCAGATTGACTTGTCCACCATTTCAGCTTTGACTTTACCTCCTGAAGTATTCGCCATTTCAATCTCATAATAGAGCTCATCTCCATCCTGATCTACAAAATAGTCATCCAAGTTCTCAATTAACTTGATCAAGTCTCCATCATAAATACCTGCATAAGGCAATGCAAAGGCTGTTCTTTCAGGAGCGCTTTCATATTTCTCAACTGTTACATTGATTTCCTCATATGCATATAATGGCTCATCAGGTCTTCTCAAACTGTCAGTAACTGAAATGTATATTTTTCCTTCCCCAACAAAATCTTTATCCGTAGTCAAATATAGATTCAACTTGCTTCTTGTCTTATTTACGGGCACTCTTTCAAGGTCCAATGTCAACTCAGGAATATCTGTTGACACTTCGAACGCCAAAGTATCTCTATCTACATCCGTAAATGAAGCTTCCAGATCTCCAATCAGTAGTCTTTGTGTTCCTTGATATGTCACAATATCATTAAACTCTACCCCATCTTTTAATTGTGGTGCATCGTTTACAAACTCAATATAAAAGACGTAGTTCTTTTCAGTTGAGATACCATTTTCATCTGTTGCCCTCAGCGTAAATTCTATTACTCCATACTGATTTTCTACAGCTCTAAAGTAAAGATTGTTATTGGCGTCAATCCCTACAACCGTTGATTCCTGATAACCATCTTCATAAGTAATGGTTTTTTTCCCTCTTTCTAAAATGGCTTCATAAGTCAACTCACTACCTGTCGGATGACCAAAAAATGTATCTAAATCATACCAAAGGACCGTAGTCGGGTCATCTTCCTTGATATTGAACACCAGTTCTGTATTCTCTCTTTGGAAGGGAGCAATTATATTCAGTGTTTTTTTAACTGAATCAATCTCACAAGATGTCCCAGCCTTTAAAGTAATGGTGTAAGTACCTCCTTCATCAAAAGTATACTTCAACCCAGGACCTTCTTTATCGAACCTTGGGTCTCCACCAAAGTTGTAATAAAACTGTACAGCATTTGCTGTATTAACAGTGTCCAGCATAACTGTCCTCCCTGCAAATGAATCTCCCACAATTGGATTTCCTAAACTATCGCTAATTGAAAAGTCTATTACAGGTGATTCTTCAAAACATATATCAAAAAGTTGTGGCGTTGTCATGGACCAATTGCCTTGTTCATCCTGTACCCTTGCATATACATAATGCCTTCCTGAAGGAAGTGCCAACTCCACACTGTCTGTATCACCTTGAAGGGTAACAAAAGTTGCAGAGGCATCAGGCATTACCGAATCAATAGAATCTACCAAAGGTAACGCTACACTTTGTTCCAAAACATTACTTTTCTTGTACCTATAAGAGGTAGGCATCTTGTCTTCACTCTGAAGTGGCACTTCACCAAAGTAATACTCTGCCTTTACAATATTCTGGGGAGTAATTGGCTTGGCTGGCGGACGTACAAAAAAGCGGGCAGCCTGTGAGGTACTCCATTCACCTGACTCATCCTTTACTCTAACTCCAATTCTATGAATCCCATTTTCTATTTCACTGGCATTTAAAACCAGTTCGTCCTCCACCAAGGAGGACGGATTGGATAAGGTGACTAGACTACCTGTTCCAATACCTGAATCATCACTCAAGAAATATTCGTAAGCGACAATGTCTTTTTGCTCATGAACGGTCGGTGTACTTTGGTTTCGTATAAAAAATGGCCTGACTGTATTCAGTGTCCAATATTGCTTATTAGCTGTATCTTCCCATAATAGACGTACAACCACAATATGTGTTCCTTCATCCAGATTATACTCTGAAAGATTAATATCCAATTCCGCTGTTATTTCAGAAGAAGGGCTTTCTACAGCCACATACTTTCCTTTTCCCGGACCTTTGTCTTCATCAATCTGGTACTCGTAACCCAATATTGTCTGTCCAAAAGAAAAGAGCGGCAGAAAGCACAAGCATAAAAAAATGGTTGGCTTGATAAGTTTATAGCGCATTTTGAGTGATTTGAGTCCAGAAAAATTATTGCTGTTCTTCGCCAGGATAACCTGCTTTTATTGTCACCCTAATTTGCTTGTCTGATTCAACAACAGGCTTATCTATAGAGATTGATTGGATATAAGGCATCATATACCTTCCTCTTGGGTTATAAGGATAATTTCCTCCCATAATACCCAATGCATCTCCCTGTTGACCGGCTGTCAAAGCTGGAGAAGTTGACTTCAAAGTGAAATTTGAAGTTGTCACCCACTCGTATAAATCTGCTCTATAGCTGACCGTTGTAAACTGAGGATCCTGTTGGTTTATATTATCAACATAGCTATTGGTCTCATCAGAACCTGAGCTGAAAATATCTCTTGTGCCTACACAAAGGTTATTGGTGATGACACAATTAGTTACATTAGCCAATCCAATATCATTATTGGTATTAGCATTCTGAGCAAAAAATATGTTATTGATAATTGCTGCATCTGAGATGTTGACCAATGCAGGAACACTTTCATTACTAGGATAAAAAAGGTTATTGATCAATGCTGTAGCTTGCGTTTGTAAACCCGTGGCATAACCAATCACATTATTTTCAATATTATAAATGGCAGACTTCCCTAACACTGATGGAGTCTCTAATGAAATTCTATTGATAATGTTATTTCTGATATCAGCTTCTATAGCATAGGCAGTTGCATCAAGTGCTGTAAATTCTATAATTCCTATGTAATTGAACTCGATTGTCAGTTTCCCAAACTGCTGATCTGTATCTCCACTTACAGACTTGCTAAACAACCTTTCAATGTAATTATTGGCGATTGTCACATCACTTGTAGTTTCAGAAACTGTCACAGAACCTATTTGAGTCTTCTCTCCAAAAAACTCATCCGTACCTATATAGCCACCACCCAACAACTTAAGGTTCTTTGCGATGGTTACATCACCATACGAAACAGAGGATGGGTGAACATAGATCATACTACCTGCTGGTGCTTGGTCTATAGCCTCTTGCAGATCTGTAAATTGTGCTGGAATCCTTACATTATTACTGACTGTATATACATTTTGTGCTTGTAAAGAGATGGTCAGTAATAAACTTGAGATGATCAGAAAAAAATATTTCATATGGACTAATTAATTGTGGATGTTGTATTCAGGTTATATAACGAAGTAAGCTATATTTTAATACTCCAAAATCGAATTATGGTCAGTACTAGCTAATTATTCTCTAATTTCACCTGACAGCATATAATCAAAGCCTTTCAATGATTTTTTATAAAACTAAAAAGAACAGGCTTATATCTTCAAATATTGATATATTTTGATTAAAAAGTTACAGCAAAACATCAAAAAATATTCTGTATCTTACTTCATGAAAAACTAAGCCACAAGCTCACCTCATTAATACACACAACAACAGAACTACCTTAGCGTATTATTACCATAGCACTTTCTCACCTTTTCACCCAAAATACTATATGACGGCATTAATACTTCTATAACATCAGTGTTATCATCCATTTTAACCGTCTCAACTTATGCTGTGCAATCCTATATTTTCAAGACCAAAAGTATTATTTGTTCTTGCAGTACTTGGCTGTGTGTTAACCCAAAATTCTAAAGCTCAAAATTCCTCCACACCCTATACGCTTCACCAAGAAATTACTACGTTGCAGCTCAGAGTCAATGAATTTGAACTTGACCAAGCACAACTATTGGTTCAATCTTTTGTCAATGACTTTACAGCATCTCAACATCACTTCTCTACATCAATAGACCTTTTATTTGACTATGAAGTCAAAAAACTTCAACTCTTACTTAAATACAAGCAGGAAGAGGCTTTCTTAATGTACCAGCATAGTGATGGAGAAGTTCTTGATTATTACTGCAGTTTGAGATTGTATTCCCTACAATGCTTGAGTCTTGCTAAGTCATTACTAAAAAACACCTCTGAGTACACTGAAATTATTGAGTGTAAAGAATCCCTTAAGGTTTACTTTTATAAGGACATTAATTTTATACAAAGTAAAATCACTTACTGTGGCATCAGAATTAATGACCTTCAAAACCGTCTCACTTCATACCAACCGAGATATACTTCTTATAATAATCAAACAATCGCCCTGTTTGACAATTCTAAGACTATTCATCAACTGCATTCCTATATTACAACATGCGTAACCCCTCCATCAAACAACATTCAGTTTGCCACAGGGTACTTACATAACAACCACAAAAAAGCATTTATAGCCAAAGTAAGATTTGGAAAGATTCAATGGTTCAAAGAGCTGGGAAATGCCAATGGAGAAGAAACAATAGGAACATATGTGGGTAAAATCGATGACACTGCCATCACAAAAGTGATTTCAATTAATAAACAAAAAGAGCACTTTTTAAAAAGGCACTTTATCATTGAACTTACCGAAGATGGAAAAATCATTAATAGAACTGAAGAGAAAGATGTCATTGAACACCAAGTTTCTCCTTTATTTCTACACAAAAATCAGCAAAATGGCTCATTCCTTATCGGTCAAAGCACTGCTGAAATAGAAATGACTAATTATGGTGCAAAAGCTGATAACATACAACTAAAGTCTATCGATAAAGATGGAAATTTGGTTTGGCAACGAAGCGTAAAACTTCAAGGAAACGTCTTGGATGTCATTCAATTTGAGGACAATTTCACTTTTATCTGTAACTCCAGTTACAGTGGCAACTTATCCCAGTCTGAACCACAATCATTATCAAGCTCAAAAAATCATCAAGGTATATTACTGTTGTCTATCAACCAGCAAAGTGGGGAGATTAAGTATACTACTCTAGCGCTTTCAGAAGATAACAGGGCAATTAATGTAATTAAGATCAGCCTCAATGAATATTCAATTACAAGTGAGAAAACCTCATTGGCTAATAGACCTGATGCCCTTTTTGATGTAGTTGTCTCCAATAAAGGAGAAATCCTTTATACTACTTTATAATCTTCCTGTGACGTCCTGAAATAGCGTTACAGATTTACAATGATACAACTTTATATGGATCCCACTAGCTCAAGTGCTGGTGGGTTTTCTTTTTTATAGGTCTTAATCTTTATCTCTCTTTGCAGGTGCATGTATTCTGGCGTTTTCATCCTGCATGATAAATGGGGTCTTTCCGTGTTGTAGATGTCTATACTCTGCTTGATTATTTTCTTCATAAGTTGGATATCATTGATTTGGATTCCTCTTATAAACTCCTGCTTAAGGATGCCATTTACGCGTTCAGCTACTGCATTTTGATAAGGATCATACTTCTCAGTCATGCTACAGGTTACCTGTGCGTCATCCAGCATTTCTTGATAATCATCACAACAATATTGCAACCCTCTATCGGAGTGATGGATCAAGGCTTCTGCAGGGTATTCCCGTTGCAGGAGTCCCCTTTTCAATGCCCGGATAGCCCCTTGGGCATTTAAGCTGTTGGATACATCATAGCCAACAACCTTTTTGGAATAAGCATCCGTGACCAAAGCCAGGTACATCGGGTTTTGCCTTGTGCCTATGTAGGTGATATCAGCCACCCAAAGCTGCTCTGGGCGCTTTACCTCCAAGTGTTGCGTCAGGTTCTTGTGCTTACGGAAACGGTGATGTGAGTTGGTGGTCACGTGATATCTTCTGCGAGGCTTTATCAGCATATGGTTAGCCCTGAGGATATCGAAAAGCCGATCTCTTCCTACATCAAGAGTCCTTAACTCCTGTTCCAAGATGGTGTACAGTTTGCGCACACCCAAGCGAGGCTGTCGCATGCGTACCTGCGTCACTAGCTCCAATACCTTCACCGTTAGGGCTTCCCGCTTCTTTTGCTCCTGCTTACATCTGTAATAAAACTGCCTGTTTACCCCGAGTAACTCACAACATTCAACCTTGCTCCAACCGTGTTCAATGTTGCTGCCCTCGATTACTCGGGGGATATATTTTTTCGCACTGGGATGTTATATTCTTTCTCTGCCATCTCCAGCATCATATCAAAGAGAATGATCTTCTTGTCAGCTCGTTCTACCTGCTTCTCTAGGGGTTGCTTCTGACGTTCCAGCAGCTTGACTTTTTGCTCCAGCTCCAATATTCTTTGCTCAGGGGTTTTCGACATTTTTAAGGGGTGTTTGTTGGACCAGTCCAAGTTACCAAATTTTCGCAACCAGTCACGAACAGTAGATTTGGCTTGAATACCATATTTGTCACAAGCGCCCTGTACTGAGAGCTTGCCTTCTTCCAATTCAGCGACCACTTGAAGCTTGAAGGACATTGTATAATCCTTCTGAGTTCGCTTTATATAAACCTGATTTACTTGCTTCTCTTCCATGACGTTACAGTTTTGGTGTAACGCTATGCTAGGACGGGACATCCTTATTTGTAAAAAGCTATAGCAATGAAAAACCCCACCTTTTGAGTGGGGTTTTTACATTTCTTGAAGAGAATATTATAGTTTGATACCCATAATAGTGATATCATC
This portion of the Limibacter armeniacum genome encodes:
- a CDS encoding transposase; its protein translation is MEEKQVNQVYIKRTQKDYTMSFKLQVVAELEEGKLSVQGACDKYGIQAKSTVRDWLRKFGNLDWSNKHPLKMSKTPEQRILELEQKVKLLERQKQPLEKQVERADKKIILFDMMLEMAEKEYNIPVRKNISPE